One window of Scheffersomyces stipitis CBS 6054 chromosome 1, whole genome shotgun sequence genomic DNA carries:
- the YNQ8 gene encoding fumarylacetoacetate hydralase (Acylpyruvate hydrolase fumarylacetoacetate hydralase), producing MSLKYIDNARKILCIGRNYAAHIKELNNAKPQQPFFFLKPSSSILKPNDGPFLVPKGVVVHHEVELAFTLNRTLKDLSPDFSAQEALECIEGYALSIDMTARNVQDEAKKKGLPWSIGKGFDTFLPLSNFIPKEKIPDPYNAELVLKINGEVKQQDKTDLMIFPIHKILSHMSAIMTLEKGDLILTGTPKGVGAIVPGDKIEAYIKVDGEIIEEIKIEAEQKPGPYEYRET from the coding sequence ATGTCTCTCAAGTATATCGACAACGCCAGAAAGATTTTGTGTATCGGCCGTAATTACGCGGCCCATATCAAGGAGCTCAACAATGCCAAACCTCAACAacccttcttcttcttgaaaccgtcgtcttcaatcttgaagCCCAACGACGGGCCCTTTTTAGTGCCAAAGGGTGTTGTTGTTCATCATGAAGTTGAGTTGGCCTTCACTTTGAACCGGACTTTGAAGGACTTGTCGCCAGACTTCTCGGCCCAGGAAGCCTTGGAGTGTATTGAAGGTTATGCTCTCTCCATAGATATGACAGCCAGAAACGTTCAGGACgaagccaagaagaaaggctTGCCCTGGTCTATTGGAAAAGGTTTCGATACCTTCTTGCCATTGTCGAACTTTATCCCTAAGGAAAAAATCCCAGACCCTTACAATGCCGAATTGGTGCTTAAGATCAACGGAGAGGTCAAACAGCAGGACAAGACAGATTTGATGATTTTCCCCATTCACAAGATCTTGAGCCACATGTCGGCTATCATGACATTGGAAAAGGGAGACTTGATCCTCACGGGAACGCCCAAGGGTGTTGGAGCTATTGTTCCAGGAGACAAGATCGAAGCATACATCAAGGTAGATGGAGAGATCatcgaagaaatcaagatcGAAGCAGAGCAAAAGCCTGGACCATATGAATACAGAGAGACTTGA